The region TTCTATTTTTATTTAGTTTATACATTATTATGTAATTACATAATAACACTAATGTTACCTAAAGTCCACAAATTAAAAAGACTGCCACCTCCAAGTGACAGTCCCCCATTATTTCAACTTCTTCAGCTTTTCCAACTCTTCCAACACAGCCGTCAGCACCCGATCGTCCGACTCCAAACCGGATACTTTCTGCAACGCCCGCTCATATCCATCTTCCGCAATTATCTCCTGCAGCTTCACAGCCTCATCATCTTCTTCATCATGAAAATGCAGTGCTGCGGCGATGATTTTGGCAAGGTAGACTGGGTTTTTGCCGGTAACCTCCACATACTCAGTGGCAGGCCTGACCAGCCGATCCATCGCTCCCAGCTTACGAATCGGTCCGCGCCCGACACGCTTGACGTCATCTGATATATACGGATTTTTGAAGCGGGCAATGATTTTGTCAATATATTCTTCGTGCGTCTCGCGGTTAAAATCATACGTTTGAATGAGAACTTCACCGGACTCTCGCAATGCACCGTTGATAATTTCCTGGATATGTGGATCCTGCATTGCTTCATTGATTGTTTCATAACCCATGTATTGTCCGATGTATGCCGGGACCGCGTGGCCTGTGTTCACGGTAAAAAGCTTCCGCTCAATATATGGCTGGAGGTCATCAACATACGTGATTCCGTCAACGTCAGGGGCTACACCTTTAATGCCTGCCCGCTCCACGACCCACTCATAATATGGCTCGACAGACACGGTCAGCAAATCTTCATTTGACTGGTTCGGCACAATCCGGTCAACTGCAGCATTTGGAAAGCCAAACAGCTCGTCAAATTTTCCGCGCTCAGCCGGGGCTAGATGTTCATATACCTTTTCCTTCAGCAATTCACTGCCGCCAATCATATTTTCGCACGCAATCAAATTCAAAGCTTCCAGATTACGCGCCGCCCGTTTACGTAGTCCACGTGCAATAAGCTCCGCGATAATCGGCAGGATATTCGGCCCCACAGCTGTTGTGACAACATCGGCTTTCACAATAGCATCCACCACATCGTCCGGATCCGAGACACTATTGATTCCGGAAACATCCTTCACGGTCAGTGTTTCACTGTTTTCTGCGGCCAAAATAACGTTATATTCCTTTTTCGCGTTCAGTTCGTTGATAACTGCTTCATTCACATCGACAAAGGTTGTATGGTAGCCTGCTTTAAACAGGAGTTCCCCGATAAACCCGCGGCCGATGTTCCCGGCGCCAAAATGTACAGCCAACATTTATTCCACCTCGTTGAATAAGGCGAGAATTTGTTCACTTGAATCAGCATCGATTATTTTTTGGATATTCTCTTCCTCTGCACATACGATGGCGATTTTAGAAAGTACTTCGAGATGTTCATCCCCTTTTCCGGCAATCCCGATTAATACTTTAACTGTATTGCCATCGAAATCAACGCCATCCGGAATGGTCACAATCGAGATACCGGTCTTGGTTACCGTACCTTTTGAATCCTCTGTTCCGTGCGGGATGGCCACGTTATTTCCCATATACGTGGACGTCACTTCTTCACGATCGAGCATTTTTTCGACATATTCTTTTTCCACATAGCCATTATCAACTAAAATTCCGCCGGCATAACGCACTGCTTCTTCTTTTCCGTTCAAATTCACACCGAGTTGAATATTTTGTTCGTTTAAAATTTCGTTATCCATGATTGATACGCTCCCTACAGAATATTTTTGTCATGTAAAAACTTTTGCATTTCGTTTGTCATCAACGTTTTGACCCGGGCCTCATCGCCGGATTCAAACAGACTAATCTTTTCATCATCCTGAATAATGATACTGCTCAGATGGCTCAACACATCGAGCGTCTCCTGATTCGCATCATCCGGGGCAAGCATGACCAGGATTGTATCCACGTTCATCGGGGTATTGTCCATCCCCTCCAGTGTTACCGGATGGTTCAGCGGATAAATAGTAAAACTCAGGTTATCCAGTCCGCTTGACCGGGCATGATACAGTGCCAATGTTGTACCCGGTATTCCAAGTCCGCCTTTTTGTTCCCGTTTTTGCAGCTTTTCAAAAACAAGTTCCTTATTGCGGATCAGTCCCAGTGTTTCCAGTTCATTGCCGATAAACTGTAAAATCAATGCTATCGGTAATTTTTCCGGAATATTCACGACGTTAACCGAATCTAATAACTCCGTCACCGCTTTTGTGTAATGCTGGGTCCTTTTCAACTGCTGCATGAAGTCTTCGTTTGGCTGCACCGCTTTGTCATCACGTGACAAGCGCCGGGTAATTTTTTTCTGCTTGATTGCCTTTCTAATGCGGTGTACTTCCGCTTCTGTCAGCATCGGTGAAATTTGGATATAATCATCCTCGAAACCGTCCAGCCCAATCGTGGAAACAACGATATCGTGCCTCGACATTTCAGCCTGTTCCAAATCAAGGACCGATTTATTTTCCACGTGTCTGATTTCCGGAATCTGCTGCTTGAGCTTGGTTGCCAGTATTTTCGCAGTCCCGATTCCGCTCGAGCAAATAACCAGTGCACGCATTTCCGAGCCTGCCTCATCGCGAATCATCGCAGCTGCAAAGTGCAGGACGAGATAACCGATTTCGTCATCCGGAAAATCCAGATCTGGAAAAATCTCCGCGACCGCTTCCTGCACCAGGTCAAACAGCGATTCATAATCACGTTGGATCTCCCCGATTAACGGATTGCGTATAGTCAGCCCCTGCTTCATCCGGTAAATAGACGGTTTCAGATGGGCGGCCAAATCATTCAGCAATACAGTGTTTTCGCGCAGCAGATCGTCACTGACCATGCTGCTGACATAGTTTATCAGCTCTTTCGCTTTGTAAACAACATCCAATCCCGATTCTTCCATTAAACTGTTTGAATCGGACCGTATTTTTGCCCCCATCAAATGCATCGTAATATAGCCGATTTCATCTTTCGGAATGTCCATCTGGAATGCTTCTTCAAAATGCGCAATCATTTTTTGCGCCACTGCAAATTCCCTGGATTCCTCCATTTGAGCCAAATAATCCGGATCCATATGAATCGAATCCCCTTTTAATAGCCGTTCCAATGCAAGCGCCAGATGAACCACCAATCCGATATAGGCACTGTCAGCCAGCTTTTGCGGCAATTCATCCATCGCTTTATTAACCGTTTCTTCGATAATCGTCAGTTTTTCCGGATCCACCAATCCGAGCAGCCTGTCCGAAATCGTATTGGTTTGCTGCTGTTTTTTTATATTATTTTTTAAAAGCGAGACATATTGAAACGGTTCAATATGTGCGGTGATCAGGCTGCTTAATGCCGCACGTTTATTTGATTCATTTCCTTCCAGACGAACACCATAACCTCGTTTGCGGATTAAGGTGAGCTGATACGTCTTCAGTTCCTCTTCAAGCTGATCTAAATCATGGCTGACCGTTGCAATTGTTACTTTTAATTCATTGGCAAGGGTGAAAAGTTTGATGGGTTCATCCATTTCCAAAAGTGTCGCGTAAATCATCGCCTGCCGCTCTTCTGCCGTGAAATCCGAAAACTCCGCCTGGGAAACTTCCAAATCGAGTTTCTTCCTGGCTTCGTCGTCACCGGAGATAATCAGCCCGCGGCCTGATTGCCGGATCAATTGCAGATTATATTCCGCAACAATGTCCTCGATATTTTTCAAATCACGATGAACGGTTCGCTCGCTTACATCAAGCGTATCGGCGATTTGATTCACGGTCAGGGCAGCGTCTGTGTGCAACAGCAAATGAATGAATTTACGTTCACGTCCGGAAATATACATCCTTTTCACCCCTCTTATGCCAGCTTAGTTTTTAAATCGTTCCACCAGTTCATCATACTTCGGGCTGTTTAAAAAGTTTTCCACCGAAATGTGTTCCGCATCCGGTATTTTCTCCTCAGCACTGCTCGTTAAATCCTGATGCGTAATGACGAGATCCGCGTCATCCGGGATTTGACTGATCGCAGAATTGGTTACAAAAATATCAATGTCCGCTTTTTTAAATTTATTTTTCAACAAGGATGCGCCCATTGCGCTGGAGCCCATTCCGGCGTCACAGGCAAAAATTATCTTATTGACCTCATCGTTTGCTTTTGCCGCTGGTTCTTCTTCTTTTAACGAATCAGCGACCGAGCTTTTCTTCCCTTTCATTTCTTCCATCTTACCAGTAGCTTCTGACAAACCCTCATCTTTTACTTTGCTCGTTTTTAAAATAAGGGCGGAAATGACAAATGAAACCGCCGCAGCCACAAGTACACCAGCGATAACGCCAAGGAAGTTTCCTTGTGGTGTCATCATTAGAATTGCAATGATACTGCCCGGTGATGCCGGTCCGACCAGACCTGCATTAAAGAGTGACAATGTGAACACACCGCTCATACCGCCACCGATAACGGCAAGCAACAATGCCGGCTTCATCAATACATATGGGAAATAAATTTCATGGATTCCACCGATAAACTGAATGAACGCCGCACCCGGAGCGGAACTTTTCGATGCTCCTTTCCCAAAAATGGAAAACGCCAACAGCACACCAAATCCCGGACCAGGGTTTGCCTCGAGCAGTAGCAGAATAGAATCCCCAACTTCATTGGCCTGCTCGATTCCAATTGGTGTCAGAATCCCATGATTAATGGCATTGTTTAAAAATAATACTTTTGCTGGTTCAATAATGATACTGGCAAGCGGCAACAAGCCGGCGTTAACAATTGCCTCGACACCAGTTGCTAATGCGGAACTCAACCCTGCCACAACCGGTCCAATTAATTTAACCGCAATACCAGCAAGAATTGCCCCCAGGATCCCTGCTGAAAAATTGTTATACAGCATTTCAAATCCTGATTTGATTTTATCCTGGAACAGACCGTCAATTTTCTTGATGAGATATCCGCCAAGCGGCCCCATCATCATCGCGCCAAGGAACATTGGAATATCCGTTCCGGCAATAACCCCCATTGTGGCGATGGCACCGACGACACCTCCGCGCCTGTCATATACAATCCTGCCGCCTGAATACCCGATTAACAACGGAAGCAAATACTTAAGCATCGGGTCGACCAATACCGCTAAATCTTCATTCGGAAACCAGCCATCGGGAATGAATAGTGCGGTTATAATACCCCACGCAATAAAGGCGCCGATATTCGGCATAATCATTCCGCTTAAAAAGCTTCCAAACCGCTGAACTTTTGCTCGAAATCCTTTCTTTTCAGCCATAATAAAGCGCTCCTTTTTCATGAATTTTATAAGTCCTTAATTCAAGGTTACTCCGCAAATAGAGCGTTTACAATATAATCTAAATGCTATTTTGTCAGGGGCGAAACTGACAAGATTAAATTGTGCAGATTATGCTATACTAATTCAGTCAATAAAAATGGGGGAATGCATTATGGTAAAAATCACACATCAGACAGAGCAGTCTGCACGGGATTTTATCCGGAAAAAAGTAATCGAACACAACATGAAACAGCTGCCGGATGAACTGAAAACGAACAAAGAAGAGTTTGGCTTCGTGATGGAAGATGACGATGGGCATGTGATCGGCGGCATCACCGGAACGATGTATTGGCAGCACGTACATATCGATTTTCTGTGGGTCGAGGAAACACTGCGGCTGGAAGGATACGGCCGGATGCTGCTGGAGCGGCTTGAAAAGTATGCCATTAGCAGTGGGTGCAGGCTGATTTTTCTGGATTCATTCAGCTTTCAGGCACCGGAGTTTTATATGAAAAATGGATTCGAGACTTTCGGCATTCTGGAGGATCACCCGAAAGGTTTTAATCAGTATTTTTTACAGAAGCGATTGACATGATAAACCCCCGGAATATTCCGGGGGCTTCGTATTTGAAAAGGTCGTTTATTCTGTTACCAGCGGCTGTTCTTTCATATACCGGTAAACAGGAATCGTATCACCAACGTCGACTGGCAGATAGTTAAACGTTACATAGCTGTCGATTGATTCCGGTTCAAGTGCAACAGAAATCACGTTCGCAGCCGGCTGGGCGGAACTGAACACATAACTTCCTTCTGGGAATTGATGCGTAGTCTTCTCAATGTCGGTTGTAACATGATTGATCTGATGGCCTTGGTAAGGTTCATCTTCCACCTCTTTATCCGTTACTTTATAACGCTCAACTGTTACTTCTTTTGCTTCTTTGAGCCGTTTCACTTCCACCCCTTGCAGTTTCAGTTTCTCCGCAATTTCCTGATACTCCGGCGGCATAATGTATGCAGTCGGACGAATACGCTCCATTGTCGGAACAGCCTCTTTTGAACTGTAATAGTTAACCGGTATCTGTTTGATGGATCCCTCAGCTATAT is a window of Virgibacillus ihumii DNA encoding:
- a CDS encoding mannitol-1-phosphate 5-dehydrogenase, which encodes MLAVHFGAGNIGRGFIGELLFKAGYHTTFVDVNEAVINELNAKKEYNVILAAENSETLTVKDVSGINSVSDPDDVVDAIVKADVVTTAVGPNILPIIAELIARGLRKRAARNLEALNLIACENMIGGSELLKEKVYEHLAPAERGKFDELFGFPNAAVDRIVPNQSNEDLLTVSVEPYYEWVVERAGIKGVAPDVDGITYVDDLQPYIERKLFTVNTGHAVPAYIGQYMGYETINEAMQDPHIQEIINGALRESGEVLIQTYDFNRETHEEYIDKIIARFKNPYISDDVKRVGRGPIRKLGAMDRLVRPATEYVEVTGKNPVYLAKIIAAALHFHDEEDDEAVKLQEIIAEDGYERALQKVSGLESDDRVLTAVLEELEKLKKLK
- a CDS encoding PTS sugar transporter subunit IIA; amino-acid sequence: MDNEILNEQNIQLGVNLNGKEEAVRYAGGILVDNGYVEKEYVEKMLDREEVTSTYMGNNVAIPHGTEDSKGTVTKTGISIVTIPDGVDFDGNTVKVLIGIAGKGDEHLEVLSKIAIVCAEEENIQKIIDADSSEQILALFNEVE
- a CDS encoding BglG family transcription antiterminator — encoded protein: MYISGRERKFIHLLLHTDAALTVNQIADTLDVSERTVHRDLKNIEDIVAEYNLQLIRQSGRGLIISGDDEARKKLDLEVSQAEFSDFTAEERQAMIYATLLEMDEPIKLFTLANELKVTIATVSHDLDQLEEELKTYQLTLIRKRGYGVRLEGNESNKRAALSSLITAHIEPFQYVSLLKNNIKKQQQTNTISDRLLGLVDPEKLTIIEETVNKAMDELPQKLADSAYIGLVVHLALALERLLKGDSIHMDPDYLAQMEESREFAVAQKMIAHFEEAFQMDIPKDEIGYITMHLMGAKIRSDSNSLMEESGLDVVYKAKELINYVSSMVSDDLLRENTVLLNDLAAHLKPSIYRMKQGLTIRNPLIGEIQRDYESLFDLVQEAVAEIFPDLDFPDDEIGYLVLHFAAAMIRDEAGSEMRALVICSSGIGTAKILATKLKQQIPEIRHVENKSVLDLEQAEMSRHDIVVSTIGLDGFEDDYIQISPMLTEAEVHRIRKAIKQKKITRRLSRDDKAVQPNEDFMQQLKRTQHYTKAVTELLDSVNVVNIPEKLPIALILQFIGNELETLGLIRNKELVFEKLQKREQKGGLGIPGTTLALYHARSSGLDNLSFTIYPLNHPVTLEGMDNTPMNVDTILVMLAPDDANQETLDVLSHLSSIIIQDDEKISLFESGDEARVKTLMTNEMQKFLHDKNIL
- a CDS encoding PTS mannitol transporter subunit IICB, whose protein sequence is MAEKKGFRAKVQRFGSFLSGMIMPNIGAFIAWGIITALFIPDGWFPNEDLAVLVDPMLKYLLPLLIGYSGGRIVYDRRGGVVGAIATMGVIAGTDIPMFLGAMMMGPLGGYLIKKIDGLFQDKIKSGFEMLYNNFSAGILGAILAGIAVKLIGPVVAGLSSALATGVEAIVNAGLLPLASIIIEPAKVLFLNNAINHGILTPIGIEQANEVGDSILLLLEANPGPGFGVLLAFSIFGKGASKSSAPGAAFIQFIGGIHEIYFPYVLMKPALLLAVIGGGMSGVFTLSLFNAGLVGPASPGSIIAILMMTPQGNFLGVIAGVLVAAAVSFVISALILKTSKVKDEGLSEATGKMEEMKGKKSSVADSLKEEEPAAKANDEVNKIIFACDAGMGSSAMGASLLKNKFKKADIDIFVTNSAISQIPDDADLVITHQDLTSSAEEKIPDAEHISVENFLNSPKYDELVERFKN
- a CDS encoding GNAT family N-acetyltransferase, which codes for MVKITHQTEQSARDFIRKKVIEHNMKQLPDELKTNKEEFGFVMEDDDGHVIGGITGTMYWQHVHIDFLWVEETLRLEGYGRMLLERLEKYAISSGCRLIFLDSFSFQAPEFYMKNGFETFGILEDHPKGFNQYFLQKRLT